In a single window of the Niabella ginsenosidivorans genome:
- a CDS encoding glycoside hydrolase family 172 protein: MKKSSFLFLCMVAFTVAWSQEGKFNGLDMNLSTLSRLSDAKTRSISPENFTGEKGKGGMADPVADKGKRNVANAANEARELGKGWKVNPFIIINPGETFTMADIAGPGAIQHIWMTPTGNLNFSIFRIYYDGETDPSVESPVGPFFGIAWNEFSPLNSLAITVNPGSAFNSYWKMPFRKNCKITMQNIDSQPMRLYYQVDYTLTEVGNDEAYFHAQYRRSKPDANSLHTILDGVKGKGQYVGTFMGVGVTNNGWWGEGEIKFFMDGDKEHATIVGTGTEDYFCGSYNFENKRTHQYQEFSTPYTGLHQVLRPDGLYGSQQRFGMYRWHIMDPIRFDKDLKVTIQDLGWRSGGRYLPQHSDIITVAYWYQTEPHQKFPGLPEADVLEVN, encoded by the coding sequence ATGAAAAAAAGTAGTTTCTTGTTCTTATGTATGGTGGCTTTTACTGTTGCCTGGTCCCAGGAAGGAAAATTCAACGGATTGGATATGAACCTGAGCACACTTTCCCGGTTGTCCGATGCCAAGACCCGATCCATCAGCCCGGAGAATTTTACGGGTGAAAAAGGAAAAGGAGGCATGGCAGATCCCGTGGCAGACAAAGGAAAACGGAACGTGGCCAACGCCGCTAATGAGGCGCGCGAACTCGGCAAAGGCTGGAAAGTGAACCCTTTTATAATCATTAACCCCGGTGAAACATTCACGATGGCTGATATTGCCGGGCCGGGTGCTATTCAGCATATATGGATGACGCCTACCGGCAACCTTAATTTTTCCATTTTCAGGATCTATTATGACGGCGAAACAGACCCCTCTGTGGAGAGCCCCGTCGGGCCATTCTTTGGAATCGCATGGAATGAGTTCTCTCCCCTTAACTCGCTTGCCATCACCGTGAACCCGGGCAGCGCTTTTAACAGTTACTGGAAAATGCCTTTCAGGAAAAACTGCAAAATTACCATGCAGAATATAGACAGCCAGCCGATGCGCTTATATTACCAGGTTGATTACACGCTTACAGAAGTAGGCAATGATGAAGCCTATTTCCATGCGCAATACCGCCGCAGTAAGCCGGATGCCAATTCACTGCATACCATACTGGATGGTGTAAAAGGCAAGGGACAGTATGTAGGCACCTTTATGGGGGTTGGCGTTACCAATAATGGCTGGTGGGGAGAAGGCGAAATAAAATTCTTCATGGACGGGGATAAAGAGCACGCCACCATTGTTGGAACAGGAACAGAAGACTATTTCTGCGGCTCCTATAATTTTGAGAACAAGCGCACCCATCAGTACCAGGAGTTTTCAACACCTTATACAGGATTGCATCAGGTATTGAGACCGGACGGGTTATACGGATCGCAGCAGCGCTTCGGAATGTATCGCTGGCACATTATGGATCCCATCCGCTTCGACAAGGACCTGAAAGTGACGATACAGGACCTGGGATGGAGATCCGGCGGGCGCTACCTGCCACAGCATTCTGACATTATTACTGTGGCCTACTGGTACCAGACAGAGCCGCACCAGAAATTTCCCGGGCTTCCGGAAGCAGATGTATTAGAAGTGAATTAA
- a CDS encoding SusC/RagA family TonB-linked outer membrane protein has product MNPKKNNPLRYALWQCCFFAVWIFYSSLLCNAAYGSHRLKTRGFFESVYLQDTIPGNSWVLHGTVKDEANKPIPGATVKVLRSDSKSNVTDRSGNFIIEMNNAQDTLEISFVGYQTQHVAPGNQRTVIITLLPDEAGRQLEEVVVNTGYMMQRKADLTGSVSMVTSKELTKGQGVTNVLQSLQGVVPGLHITTDGNPTGNVGVQLRGITNIGNTSPLIVIDGMPSYMNLRDLNPENIASILVLKDAYSASIYGTQGGAGVILIETKKGRAGRTKIDYSTTMGFAEFNNKPQMLNTLQYGQAMWQAAVNTGLDPNTSTRIYKYDWHKDANGIPVLDKVNPIQYLNADSTMPSANTNWLDAISQRGLQQNHQLTVSSGSEKATSLFSLNYTENQGTQIYTGFKRFTARVNTEYKLLNNRIIIGENFEASHLIERNNNQMHQALIEPPIIPVHTTTGGWGGSAVALGMDDYWNPVRELTLNKDNGNNYNKLIGDVHASIRFLKDFVFRTQLGLIYTDGYHRNIQFTFQEGGGKVNNINSVDQWYWREAAFDWANTLNYSLRKNKHSLDAVAGIDANKYVSENMTANRQGLAFENYDFAYAGTATGNMSVAGGGDKYNLLSYFGKFNYSFNSKYLLSGSVRYDGSSKFGSNNPYALFPAISAGWRISQEDFLKDNNVLSDLKLRASWGKNGTLSNINSLNKYAFYGVNYNFTSYAIGGNETGNLPSGFYKLQTENPNLKWETTTQADIGLDFGLLHQTLTGALDFYRKYTYGMLITPPYLGTIGEGGYQNINAANMTNSGVELTLAYNSAANKDFRYQLAGNVSYNRNMVNDLPASVTYIYGGTAQKQDGIAGHQWGSVYGFVTDGLYQNQQEVDNGPDQPGKGIGRIRYKDISGPDGKPDGKIDYDYDRVWISNGNRPKFEFGLNVNLAYKNFDFSMFWQGVAGVKVYNGWKSYSDFWNVWVQNGFNHPTRVLDAWTPANTSSTIPALSWNNSNDELRTSTYFIEPGQYVKLRNVQLGYNFPKSLISKISLDHLYLFVMGQNVLMIKSKKFTGPDPENPEGNDYANPYVIPRIFKAGIQISF; this is encoded by the coding sequence ATGAATCCCAAAAAAAACAATCCACTCAGGTATGCTCTATGGCAATGCTGCTTTTTTGCTGTATGGATTTTTTATAGCTCCCTGCTATGCAATGCTGCCTATGGCAGCCACAGGCTTAAGACAAGGGGCTTTTTTGAAAGTGTTTATTTGCAGGATACGATTCCGGGAAACAGCTGGGTGCTGCATGGTACCGTAAAGGATGAGGCAAACAAACCCATACCTGGCGCTACTGTAAAAGTATTACGATCGGACTCTAAAAGTAACGTGACAGACCGGAGCGGCAATTTTATAATTGAAATGAATAATGCACAGGATACCCTCGAAATATCCTTTGTGGGATATCAGACACAGCATGTGGCTCCCGGGAACCAGCGAACGGTTATTATAACATTGCTGCCTGATGAAGCAGGCCGGCAACTGGAAGAAGTAGTGGTAAACACCGGGTACATGATGCAGCGAAAGGCTGATCTTACAGGTTCCGTATCAATGGTCACTTCCAAAGAGCTCACCAAGGGGCAGGGCGTTACCAATGTGCTGCAATCGCTGCAGGGAGTGGTACCCGGCTTGCACATTACTACAGATGGTAATCCTACCGGCAATGTAGGGGTACAACTAAGAGGTATAACCAATATTGGAAATACATCTCCTCTTATAGTAATAGATGGAATGCCCTCCTATATGAATTTAAGAGATCTGAATCCGGAAAATATTGCTTCAATACTGGTTTTAAAAGATGCTTACTCGGCCAGTATTTATGGCACCCAGGGCGGGGCCGGCGTTATTTTGATAGAAACAAAAAAAGGCAGGGCAGGCAGAACAAAAATAGATTACAGCACGACTATGGGGTTTGCCGAATTTAATAATAAACCCCAGATGCTGAATACCTTACAGTACGGCCAGGCAATGTGGCAGGCGGCGGTAAACACAGGACTGGATCCCAATACTTCCACAAGAATATACAAATATGACTGGCATAAAGATGCCAACGGAATCCCCGTCTTGGACAAAGTAAACCCTATTCAATACCTGAATGCAGATTCCACCATGCCCTCGGCCAATACCAATTGGCTGGATGCCATTTCGCAGCGGGGGCTGCAGCAAAATCATCAGCTGACGGTTTCAAGCGGCAGCGAAAAAGCCACCTCTTTGTTTTCGCTGAATTATACCGAAAATCAGGGAACACAGATTTACACCGGATTTAAACGGTTTACTGCACGGGTAAATACGGAATATAAATTGCTGAATAACAGAATTATCATTGGTGAAAACTTTGAGGCCTCGCATTTGATAGAACGTAATAATAACCAAATGCATCAGGCGTTGATAGAACCGCCCATCATACCTGTGCATACTACTACTGGTGGCTGGGGTGGTTCTGCTGTAGCCCTTGGTATGGATGATTACTGGAACCCGGTGCGTGAACTGACGCTGAATAAAGATAATGGAAATAACTATAATAAATTGATAGGTGATGTACATGCCAGCATCCGGTTTCTTAAGGATTTTGTGTTTCGTACCCAGTTAGGGCTGATTTATACAGATGGCTATCATCGTAATATACAGTTTACCTTTCAGGAAGGAGGAGGAAAGGTCAACAATATCAATAGTGTAGATCAATGGTATTGGAGGGAAGCTGCTTTTGACTGGGCCAATACCTTAAATTATAGCCTGAGAAAAAACAAACATAGTTTAGATGCGGTAGCAGGTATAGATGCTAACAAATATGTTTCAGAAAATATGACCGCGAACCGCCAGGGGCTGGCTTTTGAAAATTATGATTTTGCCTATGCAGGAACAGCAACAGGAAATATGAGTGTGGCAGGTGGCGGAGATAAATACAACTTATTATCCTATTTTGGAAAATTTAATTATTCTTTTAACTCAAAGTATTTATTATCCGGTTCTGTACGGTATGATGGATCCTCAAAATTTGGTTCCAATAACCCTTATGCATTATTTCCGGCTATTTCTGCCGGATGGCGCATCAGCCAGGAAGATTTTTTGAAGGATAATAATGTGCTTTCTGATTTAAAGCTAAGGGCCAGTTGGGGGAAAAACGGCACCCTTTCAAATATTAACTCACTTAATAAATATGCTTTTTATGGTGTGAATTATAATTTTACTTCTTATGCCATTGGTGGTAATGAAACAGGCAATCTGCCATCGGGATTTTACAAATTACAAACTGAAAATCCAAATTTAAAATGGGAAACAACTACCCAAGCTGATATTGGTTTGGATTTCGGATTACTGCATCAAACACTGACGGGTGCTTTGGATTTTTATCGCAAATACACGTACGGAATGTTGATAACACCTCCTTATTTGGGTACCATTGGAGAAGGAGGATATCAAAATATTAACGCAGCTAATATGACCAATAGTGGGGTGGAGCTAACGCTTGCTTATAATAGTGCAGCAAATAAGGATTTTAGGTATCAGTTGGCAGGCAATGTTTCTTATAATCGGAATATGGTAAATGATTTGCCGGCTTCCGTAACATATATCTATGGTGGTACGGCGCAAAAGCAGGATGGAATTGCAGGCCATCAATGGGGATCTGTATATGGGTTTGTAACGGATGGATTGTACCAAAACCAGCAGGAAGTGGATAACGGCCCTGACCAGCCAGGCAAAGGCATTGGCAGGATACGTTATAAAGATATTTCCGGGCCGGATGGGAAACCAGACGGTAAGATTGATTACGACTATGACCGTGTCTGGATCAGTAATGGCAACCGGCCAAAGTTTGAATTTGGGCTTAATGTAAACCTGGCCTATAAAAACTTCGATTTTTCGATGTTCTGGCAGGGCGTGGCGGGTGTGAAAGTTTATAACGGTTGGAAAAGTTATAGTGATTTCTGGAATGTGTGGGTGCAAAACGGGTTTAATCACCCTACCCGGGTGCTGGATGCCTGGACGCCCGCCAACACAAGCTCTACCATTCCGGCGCTTTCCTGGAATAATTCAAATGATGAGCTGAGAACTTCTACTTATTTTATTGAGCCCGGCCAGTATGTCAAACTCAGGAATGTTCAATTGGGATATAATTTCCCAAAATCACTCATTTCAAAGATCAGCTTAGACCATTTATACCTGTTTGTGATGGGACAAAATGTATTGATGATCAAGAGTAAGAAATTTACGGGGCCCGACCCTGAAAATCCCGAGGGTAATGATTATGCCAATCCCTATGTCATTCCAAGGATCTTTAAGGCAGGTATTCAAATATCTTTTTAA
- a CDS encoding DUF6786 family protein, producing the protein MNYRLFSILMSSAVVLACNNAAKSPGAETDTTKENVTMANNTSGTFGYDLRFLQQKDSGLVVLKSADGASQVIVSPRYQAKVFTSTANGPDGSSFGWVNYKAFTGDADAHMNAYGGEDRLWLGPEGGPFSLYFKPGAKMEFANWKTPAPFDTEAWALVASDASSVTMSKEMNLVNYAGTSLQIKADRSVTLIDNAAIKEDLGIELLPGSRSVAFRTVNTITNTGKNTWNEKTGAPCMWNLDMFTPSESCTIVIPYNKDAAGKVATTDYFGEIPKERVRYSNGLLFFMADGKSRGKLGIPPQRVKNIAGSYDAAGKVLTIIRYDIDPNGRYLNQEWRTDRPPFSGDAMNAYNDGPLADGTQMGPFYEMESVTPAALLKPGEKQVHHHSVYHFTGAKAALDTIAKKTLGVSVDDIEKAFKK; encoded by the coding sequence ATGAACTACCGTCTTTTTTCAATATTGATGAGCAGCGCTGTTGTGTTAGCCTGTAATAATGCAGCAAAATCACCAGGTGCTGAAACGGATACAACAAAAGAGAACGTGACTATGGCAAACAATACTTCCGGGACCTTTGGATATGACCTACGCTTTTTACAGCAAAAAGACAGCGGGCTGGTAGTGTTGAAAAGCGCTGATGGCGCCAGCCAGGTCATTGTTTCACCCAGGTACCAGGCAAAGGTGTTTACTTCAACAGCCAACGGCCCTGATGGCAGCAGCTTTGGCTGGGTAAATTATAAAGCATTTACCGGCGACGCAGACGCGCACATGAATGCCTATGGTGGTGAGGACCGTTTATGGCTGGGACCGGAAGGCGGGCCGTTTTCTCTTTATTTTAAACCAGGGGCAAAAATGGAATTTGCCAACTGGAAAACACCGGCTCCTTTTGACACAGAAGCATGGGCACTGGTTGCTTCGGACGCATCGTCTGTAACAATGAGCAAAGAAATGAACCTGGTAAACTATGCAGGTACATCCCTGCAGATAAAAGCAGACCGTTCTGTAACGCTTATTGACAATGCGGCCATAAAGGAAGATCTGGGCATAGAACTTTTACCGGGGAGCCGGTCCGTTGCGTTCAGGACGGTAAACACGATCACCAATACCGGCAAAAATACCTGGAATGAAAAAACGGGCGCACCCTGTATGTGGAACCTTGATATGTTTACACCTTCAGAAAGCTGTACCATTGTGATCCCTTATAACAAGGATGCTGCGGGTAAAGTGGCCACTACAGATTATTTTGGCGAGATACCAAAAGAGCGGGTCCGTTACAGCAACGGGTTGCTGTTCTTTATGGCAGACGGAAAGTCGAGGGGCAAACTGGGCATCCCCCCGCAACGGGTTAAGAATATAGCGGGGAGTTATGATGCAGCCGGCAAAGTGCTTACGATCATCAGATATGATATTGACCCCAATGGCCGGTACCTGAACCAGGAATGGCGTACAGACAGGCCACCGTTTAGTGGTGATGCAATGAATGCCTACAACGATGGCCCCCTGGCCGACGGAACACAAATGGGGCCATTTTATGAAATGGAAAGTGTTACCCCTGCCGCCTTATTAAAACCGGGTGAAAAACAAGTGCATCACCACAGCGTTTATCATTTTACCGGTGCTAAAGCGGCATTAGACACTATAGCTAAAAAAACATTGGGTGTTTCTGTTGATGATATTGAAAAAGCGTTTAAAAAATAG
- a CDS encoding sugar MFS transporter: MSRKRSLFIKDGINYAAPFAAISALFFLWGVAHGMLDTLDKNFQEMLHLKKWQSSFIQFSLYGAYFGMAIPAGLFMKKYGYKKGVIFGLILFSAGALLAAATAPLQSFILFLLCLLIIGAGLTTLETAANPYTTKLGPPETAERRINFSQSFNGLAWVVGPLIALYIYGNQSHVEGEKMMSIVLPFAIIGLAVLVVAFIFMRLKLPEITEEDENAAHGGHGVSATPGAESDIEITDPEDPAYISKKPLWENRHFVLGFIAQACYVAAQTGVFSYLINFVTDHDMHPHFDVQYGPYFLSLGFLLFMTGRITGSALMKYVKPTKLLALYALAVCVLLPVVASEQGWVSLIALYAVFFFMSIMFPTIFALAIKGLGTKTKQGASFLVMAVAGGAVFPPLMGLVADTFGMATGFFVPIPLFLFILYYAVKGYKVKG; the protein is encoded by the coding sequence ATGAGCAGAAAAAGATCTCTTTTTATAAAAGATGGCATTAATTATGCGGCGCCGTTTGCGGCGATCAGTGCATTGTTTTTTCTTTGGGGAGTGGCACATGGCATGCTGGATACCCTGGACAAGAACTTTCAGGAAATGCTGCATTTGAAAAAATGGCAATCCAGCTTTATTCAATTTTCGTTATACGGCGCTTATTTTGGTATGGCCATACCTGCCGGGCTGTTCATGAAAAAGTATGGTTATAAAAAAGGGGTCATATTCGGGCTTATTCTTTTTTCCGCAGGTGCCTTGCTTGCTGCAGCCACTGCGCCCCTGCAATCTTTTATATTATTCCTGCTTTGCCTGCTGATCATCGGCGCCGGGCTCACCACGCTGGAAACGGCCGCCAATCCCTATACCACAAAATTAGGGCCGCCCGAAACTGCTGAGCGCCGGATCAATTTTTCCCAGTCGTTCAACGGTCTTGCCTGGGTGGTTGGGCCATTGATCGCTTTATATATTTATGGCAACCAAAGCCATGTTGAAGGCGAGAAAATGATGTCCATTGTTTTGCCTTTTGCCATTATTGGCCTGGCCGTATTGGTAGTGGCATTTATTTTTATGCGGCTGAAGCTGCCGGAGATCACGGAAGAGGACGAAAATGCAGCTCATGGCGGTCATGGTGTTTCTGCCACCCCCGGTGCTGAGTCAGATATTGAAATAACAGACCCTGAGGACCCCGCATATATTTCAAAGAAACCATTATGGGAAAACCGCCATTTTGTTCTGGGCTTTATAGCACAGGCCTGCTATGTGGCAGCACAAACCGGGGTTTTCAGTTACCTGATCAATTTTGTTACTGACCACGACATGCATCCGCATTTTGATGTGCAGTATGGCCCCTACTTTTTATCGCTGGGTTTTTTGTTATTTATGACAGGAAGGATTACCGGAAGCGCTCTTATGAAATACGTTAAGCCAACAAAGTTGTTGGCATTGTATGCTCTTGCGGTGTGCGTTTTACTGCCTGTGGTTGCCTCAGAACAGGGGTGGGTGTCTTTAATTGCACTTTATGCGGTATTCTTTTTTATGTCGATCATGTTCCCCACTATATTTGCGCTGGCTATTAAAGGGCTTGGAACAAAAACAAAGCAGGGAGCATCGTTCCTGGTTATGGCTGTTGCCGGCGGGGCCGTATTTCCGCCACTGATGGGGCTGGTTGCAGATACATTTGGTATGGCTACAGGCTTTTTCGTTCCTATTCCGTTATTCCTGTTCATTCTTTATTATGCTGTTAAGGGGTATAAAGTAAAAGGCTGA
- a CDS encoding L-fucose isomerase — protein sequence MAVKKINNYPKIGIRPVIDGRLGGIRESLEATTMGMAKAVAALYSRELRYPDGTPLECVIADTTIGGVKEAAACARKFELNNVGVSLSVTPCWCYGSETMDMHPTLPKAIWGFNGTERPGAVYLAATLAAHNQKGLPCFGIYGRDVQDMGDAAIPEDVRDKLLNFAKAGMAVALMKGQSYLAIGSVSMGIAGSIVDPQFFQEYLGMRNEYVDSSEILRRIQLNIFDQAEFKKAIAWVKQNCKEGKDYNRKEKIKSRKEKDKDWEFVVKMTQIIRDLMIGNPGLKDMGYAEEAQGHHAIVSGFQGQRQWTDFLPDGDFSEAILNSSFDWNGIRNPYIVATENDCYNGVSMLFNYLLTNTAQIFADVRTYWSPEATERVSGWKPDGPAANGFIHLINSGSATLDGTGQQTKNGQPAMKPFWEIKDKEAKACLDATTWSPSNRDYMRGGGYSSTFLTKGGMPVTMCRLNLVKGQGPVLQIAEGYTIDLPEKVHQVLNERTDRIWPTTWFVPNLTGQGPFKDVYSVMAGWGANHGAISYGHIGAQLITLASMLRIPVSMHNVDADTIFRPAAWGAYGMDPEGADYRACAVYGPLYK from the coding sequence ATGGCAGTTAAAAAAATAAACAACTATCCTAAAATAGGCATCCGGCCTGTTATTGACGGCCGTTTAGGCGGAATCCGGGAATCGCTGGAAGCCACCACAATGGGAATGGCAAAAGCCGTGGCGGCATTATATTCCAGAGAATTAAGATACCCGGATGGTACCCCGCTTGAATGTGTTATTGCGGACACTACGATCGGGGGCGTAAAGGAGGCGGCAGCGTGCGCCAGGAAGTTCGAATTGAATAATGTGGGCGTTTCACTGTCTGTAACGCCCTGCTGGTGCTATGGTTCAGAAACTATGGACATGCACCCGACCCTTCCCAAGGCCATCTGGGGGTTTAACGGTACTGAGCGCCCGGGCGCCGTTTACCTGGCAGCAACATTGGCGGCGCATAATCAAAAAGGATTACCCTGTTTTGGCATTTATGGAAGGGACGTGCAGGATATGGGAGATGCGGCCATACCGGAGGATGTGCGGGATAAGTTATTGAATTTTGCAAAAGCGGGCATGGCCGTAGCCCTTATGAAGGGCCAATCCTATCTGGCTATTGGTTCTGTTTCAATGGGCATTGCCGGCTCTATTGTTGATCCGCAGTTCTTTCAGGAATACCTGGGCATGCGGAATGAATATGTGGATTCTTCTGAAATTTTAAGAAGAATTCAGCTGAATATTTTTGATCAGGCCGAATTTAAAAAAGCGATCGCCTGGGTAAAGCAAAACTGTAAAGAAGGAAAAGATTATAACCGGAAGGAAAAAATAAAATCACGGAAGGAAAAAGACAAGGACTGGGAGTTTGTAGTAAAGATGACCCAGATCATCCGTGACCTGATGATTGGAAATCCAGGATTAAAAGACATGGGATATGCAGAGGAAGCACAGGGGCACCATGCGATCGTATCCGGCTTCCAGGGGCAGCGCCAGTGGACCGACTTCTTACCGGATGGTGATTTTTCCGAAGCGATACTGAATTCTTCTTTTGACTGGAATGGCATCCGCAATCCATATATTGTAGCAACCGAAAATGATTGTTATAACGGTGTTTCAATGCTGTTCAATTATTTGCTTACCAATACAGCCCAGATCTTTGCAGATGTAAGAACCTATTGGAGCCCCGAGGCAACAGAGCGGGTATCCGGCTGGAAGCCGGATGGCCCTGCTGCCAATGGGTTTATTCACCTGATCAATTCCGGCTCCGCTACACTGGATGGAACGGGGCAGCAGACCAAAAACGGCCAGCCGGCTATGAAGCCTTTCTGGGAAATAAAGGATAAGGAAGCAAAGGCCTGCCTGGACGCCACTACCTGGAGCCCCTCCAACCGGGATTATATGCGGGGCGGCGGCTATTCCTCTACCTTTCTTACAAAAGGGGGCATGCCGGTTACCATGTGCCGCCTGAACCTGGTAAAAGGGCAGGGTCCTGTATTGCAGATCGCGGAAGGCTATACCATCGACCTACCGGAAAAAGTGCACCAGGTATTGAATGAACGGACTGATCGCATATGGCCAACCACCTGGTTTGTTCCCAACCTTACCGGCCAGGGCCCATTTAAGGATGTCTATTCCGTAATGGCGGGCTGGGGCGCTAATCATGGGGCTATAAGCTATGGCCATATAGGCGCGCAGCTGATCACACTGGCATCCATGCTGCGCATACCGGTATCCATGCACAACGTGGATGCGGATACGATATTCCGTCCTGCTGCCTGGGGCGCTTACGGAATGGATCCCGAAGGTGCAGATTACCGGGCCTGCGCGGTTTATGGACCGTTGTATAAATAG
- a CDS encoding LacI family DNA-binding transcriptional regulator produces MIKKRTSLKDIAQKVGVSTALVSYVLNGKEKEARVGEAAARKIKKVAIELNYQPNLIARGLKFGKTNTIGLIVADISNPFFAMLARNIELEAQKNGYTVLFGSSDEQLEKSQNLINTFLNRQVDGLIITPVAGSQPQIEELKNKGVPFVLMDRGFKEVDTNVVVTDNHDAMYTAVKLLIKNGYRKIGMIAYDTPLTHMHDRIAGYRDALKAGGIRFHSRWLMKVPYQGYKEHIAALLNQLSDSADSGIDALVFATNSISVQALKAIHSKGIKVPQQLGVISFDESDTFDFFYSSITYIKQNLQAISENAVRSLIQSFEGKNRKSIRIIVPASIIKGESSGLHKNR; encoded by the coding sequence ATGATTAAAAAACGCACATCACTGAAGGATATTGCCCAAAAAGTAGGCGTATCCACTGCTCTGGTATCCTATGTTCTGAATGGTAAGGAAAAGGAGGCCCGGGTAGGAGAGGCTGCTGCGAGAAAAATAAAGAAAGTGGCTATTGAGCTGAATTACCAGCCCAATCTCATAGCGCGCGGCCTGAAGTTTGGGAAGACAAACACTATCGGGCTGATCGTTGCCGATATTTCCAATCCCTTTTTCGCTATGCTGGCACGGAATATTGAGCTGGAAGCGCAGAAGAACGGGTATACGGTATTATTCGGCAGCAGTGATGAGCAACTGGAAAAATCGCAGAACCTGATCAATACTTTTTTAAACCGTCAGGTGGATGGCCTGATCATTACACCTGTGGCAGGCTCACAGCCGCAGATCGAGGAGCTTAAAAATAAGGGCGTTCCATTTGTTTTGATGGACCGTGGTTTTAAGGAAGTAGACACGAATGTGGTCGTGACCGATAACCATGATGCCATGTACACCGCAGTAAAGCTGTTAATAAAGAACGGTTACAGGAAAATTGGTATGATTGCGTATGATACGCCACTGACGCATATGCACGACCGGATTGCGGGTTACAGGGATGCGTTGAAGGCCGGGGGCATCCGGTTCCATTCCAGGTGGCTGATGAAAGTGCCTTATCAGGGCTATAAGGAGCATATTGCAGCATTGCTCAATCAATTATCAGATTCGGCGGATAGCGGCATTGACGCATTGGTGTTTGCAACCAACAGCATCTCTGTTCAGGCATTGAAAGCCATTCATTCAAAAGGAATAAAGGTACCGCAACAGCTTGGGGTGATCAGTTTTGATGAAAGTGATACTTTTGATTTTTTCTATTCTTCTATAACTTATATCAAACAGAATTTACAGGCTATCAGTGAAAATGCAGTTCGCTCCCTGATACAGTCCTTTGAAGGCAAAAACAGGAAATCCATAAGGATCATTGTGCCGGCTTCCATAATAAAAGGAGAAAGCAGCGGCCTGCACAAAAATCGGTAA